The sequence TCCCTGTCCACCCCCACTGGTCACTCACCTGCCCCTTCCACCTCCTTCTTGCCTCCTCTAGGACCAGCTGCTCTTCTGCGACGACTGTGACCGCGGCTACCATATGTACTGTCTCACCCCGTCTATGTCTGAGCCTCCTGAAGGTAGGTTGTCCTGACCTCTCACACAGAACAAGTATTTTACTAGTgacctggaaaataattttacaataaGTGAGTTCTCCTGTGTGTTCTTCCAGATTAGGGAATAGACACTTGTCCTTCACTTAGAATGCTTTCCTAGCATTTCCGCTTTGAGGGTTTAACGTTCGCACATTATCACCAGATACATTTAGAAATGCAGAAAATCAGCAACCAAGAGAGACCTGGGGCTGAGCGGAGTCACCGGAAGGAGTGCTTTTGCTTTCCTCCAGGCAGCCCAGGGAGCTGGGCTGAGTTCGTGGTTTGTCTGATGTGAGGCTTTGGTATCAGCTCTTCGAATGTGATAGGTTTGAGTGtgcatttcctctctcttcccttgccCAGGCTGGAAAGGTATTGAACCTGGAGCCTGAATGGGTTAGTCTATCCGTCCCATAGTTCGCTTAATAATGCTCCCGAGTTTGCACAAGCTTTTCAGCCAAACCGGTGTTGGCACCAGAAAGCAGCTGTCTCTCTGCAGGTGCCCCTCCGCCGGCCAGCTCTCTGTGCCTAAACCCCTCCTTCACAGAAATCCGGGAGCTTACTCAGGAAGCTGTGTGTGCCCAGTGGCTTTTACTGTGCACAAATGCTGTGGGCCAGCGGCAGACAGGAGAAAGCGCCTCACTGTGGTTAGACTAACCTGTAATGTAGGTCACACTGCTGGCACCCCCCCCAGGGAAGGGGACACGAACAAAGTCTGCAAGTCCTTTGGCAGCTGCAGGGGAGCACACCGCTGTTGTCGTCTGTCATGCGCAGCTTCTAAGTCCACTTCGGGGAGAAGTAGCgtgtttcatcttttattttttttaaccatgaaatAACCAGTTTACAGACAAAATTCCACATGAACTGTAGAGGGGCCTTCATACTGGAGTACTGTCAGAGGCTGAGGTAGTGAGGAGCTGCCGGGAGCTGAGGGAGAATTCTCCAGAAGCCGCAAGGTGGGCTAGGCTCTTAGGTCAAGGGGTCCGCAAACTGCAGCTCATCAGTAGCCAGGCCCAGCCTCAGCTGGCATGTGTATAACTTCTAAGCTAAgaatgtttttcacatttttaatggtgatttaaaaaaagaacatgggacCAAGACTATATGTGGCTCGCAAAGCCTAAACTATTTAACATTCTGGCTGGCTGTTTACAGAGAAGCCGTCCAGCCCCTGTGCTATTGACCTTTGGGTTAGAAAGGCCCTTCTTACATTCCGAGCGCCCCATGTCTCTGCAGAGCTTATAAAAGGTCTGGATTCTTTCCCCTATACACATCCACATCCACAGATAAACATTGACACTAATTTTGAGGCATTAAGGACTAATTTTGTTgctaaaaaaacacacagaagaacacacacacacacacacagaagaacaCAACCATAATAAATACTAATAAGCAAAGTTTGAAACACTTACTTTTCAAGGGACGTTTCTCCCCATCTATTCTAAGAGATAGTTCGTAACACATTGGGTCATCACAGTTCACCCCCTCTTCCTGTCACTGCTCCTTGGCCTCTTAAACACCTGGTGGTGAGCCCATCTCATCTTTCCATGGTTTCCCCAGAAAGCTATCTTATGTGGAGTCAAAACTGGTTTCTCTAGAACCACTATTATGATCTTCATCCTGACCTTTGGGGCCTTGAGAACAAAGTCTGGTTCTTCTCTAATCACAAGTGTAAAGCTGGGATGCTTTAAAAATTTAGTCTTCCCAGGTGCTCCTAGAGATTTCAGATTTAAGAGAGCCAAGAGGGCCTAGGAGTCTGTATTTGGGAATAGTCCTCCACatgattatttctttcatcacCGTTGGGAATTATTTTTCCTGATATTTGAAGCCCAGGAGGTTTCTTTTAGCTCAGGATAACCATGGAACTTTGCTACCGCAGAACATCTCCCAGCCTTCTCTAGCTGGTCCTACTCCTGGAAGTGAGGTGTGGGGAGTGGCAGGACAGCACCTTAGGGCGGTACGGGACCCATCCTGAcccttttctgcttctctgcagGAAGTTGGAGCTGCCACTTGTGTCTGGACCTGTTGAAGGAGAAAGCTTCCATCTACCAGAACCAGAACTCCTCTTGATgtgccccacccccgctcccccctccccccgccgtaCATCTAGggctgtttctctcttcctctcttgtttTTCATACccacctttccctcctcctctttcacaAGTCCAGAGAACCTCGGGTGGTCGTGCCAATCTGCCTTTGGCAGCAGCAAGCTGAGGCGGCAGCTCTGACTGCCTCTGGCCCTAGGCCCTCAGGGAGAACGGAGCGGCGCCCTGCGCCAGGGCACGCCTGCGGCCCAGCTCCTCACTGCTCTCCGTGAAGTGCTTTCACTCGGCCTCCCTTGGGCCCCGGCCCTGGCGATCACAGGGTTCAAACCGTGTCCTCCGAGTACGAGTAGGAGAGCAGCTCACTTttctctcagctctgcctccacTCTGGTCCCCAGGGTTTTCCCTTCCCCTGGAGGCGAGCCAGACCAGGGCCTCTGCCAGGAGCAGCTGGGAGTGAGCGACAGAGCAAGCCGAGGCGGCGCTTGCAAGGAGCTTTCCAGGCCCTTGGTGCTGCTTAGCCtcgctccctccttcccccagagcGGCTCTCTGcagctctctctcttcctgctacCCAGGATCCTTCGCCCAAGCCAGGATGCTCTTGGTCACTCTCCTTGCTCTGCCCggacccaccccaccccaccccagggggaGTCGCAGCTTCACCTGATTCTTCCTTGTGCGCACCTGGCTCGCTCACAGGTGGTCTCGATGACCGAAGCATTCCCCACCCTTGGAATTTGCTgtcttctgcctcccctcctaTTCCCTTTGGttttgtggggagaagggaagaatcGGGGGGCCAGGCCAGCAGCTTGGGGGCCACAGGGAGACGTTGGATAATGTGCCTGTTTTTTAACTCGATGAAAAAAGCCTACCTCCAGAATCCCCTTTTTGTTCTTCCTGGACCTGGACatccagctcctgcccttgactGAATTGGGaacctctgcctcctgctctctgtgTCCTGGCCCCTGGGTCACGGGGAAGCCACATAGACATCCTTCTCTTCCCTTGCACACTCGCTAGCGGCTGGTAAGGTCTTCACATCCTGATTCCTCAGTTTTTTGCCTGGTGACACTGACATGAAGTAGTGGAGGGAGATAGTCCATGCCAGAACCCCCTGGAGTGGCCTTCCCCTTGGCTGTGGGCAGGCCCTGATTCACTGTCCCTTTGGAGTTGaggtgtctttctttctttagttccTGTATTCTAAACATTAGTACAAATAAACGTTTTTACACAGAACTCCCTGCTGGATGGTTTATCTCGACTCCCTTCCCTGGTTGAGAGTCATTTCAGCCTAAAACTTCTCTTCCACAGGTCAGTGGTTTATAAGTGTTTTGAAATAACAGCTTTTAATCCCAAATTAAAATTTTGCTAAAGCCTAGTATGTAAAGCAGATATAAAATTGAGTACTTTGTTTgatatcttttcctgtttttaagatttttttttttaaaaattttatttatttgacagagatcacaagtaggcagagaggcaggcagagagagagtggaagcaggctccccgccgagcagagagcccgactcggggcttgatcccaggaccctgagatcagcacATACgctaagccgaaggcaaaggcccaacccactgagctacccaggtggccctgtttttaagattttatctgttgagtgagcatgagtgggggttggaggatagggaaggggagagaatctcagacagactctgtacccagcacagagcccgacacggcTTGatctatgaccctgagatcatgacctgagccgaaatcaagcgTCTGAGGctcaagagactgagccacccaggtgcccccgttagTTCTAATTTCTTCATGTAAATTCATGTTCTAATGATTCCTTGCTAGACAAGACAGGTTGTTTTGATCAATACAAAACTTGGGTTAAAATCAACATTAGCATCCTGGGTctatattttggtttgtttgaagGTAATTCTGCTATACTTGTATATGCAAGTGGTGACAGTCTTCTAAAGGTTAATCTTGGGATTTTAGATACTTAAAGTGGGTTCAGAAGCTGAATCCTAAATACAAAAgaatgacagaagaaaagaacatcatAGTGGGACACGTGAAAGCTTTGTTCACGAGCATAGAGATACCTCGACTTCGCGTGCCGGCATTCCTTCCTTTACCCGCCATGAGCATGAACACTGCCCGCATGGCCACCTTCCTTGGGGATTGTTTTTGTGCACGAAAAACGATGCCTTTCCTTGCAGCCAACATTTTGTTGTTGACGGCTTCCATAATGGATCTGTACCTCACTTGAAAGTGTTTTGTAGCtcttaaacttttaagattttcctcaATCAGTTATGAACCCCCTGAGGTATCCTTAGGGCTTTTTGAAACAGTCTGAAAACCACTGAAccgtgctcacttcagcagcacatacacTGAAAAGCACTGACCCACTGGAAAGCCAGTGGCCTAGGCCATTGCATTCAATAAGTAAGGTGGGTGTGCTCTGAGCCGGGAATTGTGTTAGTAATAGAGCACATCCCCTGTCCTCAGGCTTTTACACGGAAgtaggacagaagcagagggagtaaAGCAATGATCCTTGGTGACTGAgtaggagctagaaaaaaaatagaaggaaaagaaatgggaaggaaaaaaaagctgtAGCAGCccaagagaagatatttggaaaaggTTTGCAGAAGGTAGGGTTTAGCATGGGACatagaaagatggaaaaaggaTCAGGCGTACATTGGGTTGGGGAAGGTTGCCTGTGAGGCAGAGACGGGGACTCATCGTGGCCCCGGGCTTCCCATCagagctgggagtgggggagggaaagcaggcagaAGTTGAGGATGAGAACACCCGACCACAGGCCATACCTTCAGTTGCTAAGAACAGGCAGGACTGAAGATTACTAAGGAAAAGACTGGTATTAGACCTTAAGTTTAAAAACTTGAATCTTctggcgcctgagtggctcagtcggttaagcgtcggactcttaattttggcgattacccttttttaagattttatttatttgacagagtgagatcacaagtaggcagagaggcaggcagaaagagagaagggaggaagcaggctccctgcagagcagatagCCTGActcggctcgatcccaggaccctgggatcatgacctgagccgaaggcaggggctttaacccactgagccacccaggtgccccggctctgcacccttaaaaaaaaagaaagaaacttgaatcTTGCCAACCACTatcaaaactaataaaaattagtCCTTATTTGCCCTAAATCAGAACtggccatggggcacctggctggctcagtcatgagagcatacaactcttgatctcgaggttgtgagttggagcccacgttgggcatggagcctactttaaaaaccaaaacaggggcacctgggtggctcagtgggttaaagcctctgcctttggcttaggtcatgatctcagggttctcggatctagccccgcgtggggctctctgctcagcagggagcctgcttcccttcctctctctctgcctgcctttctgcctccctgtgatctctctctgtcaaataaataagtaaaattcaaacaaacaaacaaacaaaacaaattggcGCCAGGCAAGATCTAGCCCCAGATGGACCGATCAACCTGAGGCCAGCGCTGTCCATGGTAACAGGTTTTGTGTGGCTTAAAGCTTTCATCCATTTTCCTCACAACCAGTCGGTGAGCGGTATTAGCCCTGTTTGGTAGACGAGAAAGCTGCGACTGCCTAGGTCACGGCCAAGAAGGCCTTGAGACGCCAGATCTGCTCGCCGGCCCCCGCGCTGCCCCGAGGCTCCTCAGGCCCCAACGGCTGGCGCTGCCTCCGGGACTCCCGCGGGCTTTTGGCTCCTCCTCACCGCCGCTCGCGCTGGAAGCCCCGCCCCCGAGAGGGCCACGCGACTTCTGCGACGCCCAATGAGACTTAGCTGGGGGCGGGACGGGACGTCATTGAGAGCCAATCTGATGGGGCCTGGGCGGGACTGCGGCGGGTGGGAGCTGAGCTGCCGCACCGCGGTCTTCCCAGCCCGGAGAGAGCCCGGCGCGGGTGGCGCGCACGGGGCCTTCCTGTGCGCGCGCCCgctgcccgccgcccgccgcgcgcCACCCGCGCAGCCCCTCGGCCCGCTCGGCCCTCCGGGTCGTGGCGCccgtccctcccctgctctcccgtCGCCGCCGGGACAGGGGCTCCGAGCTGAGCAGAGCCGGGGCAGGGGCGGGAGCCGCGGGACGAGCGCCTGAGGTGGGTGCGGAGCGGGAGGCCGGGCGGCCGGGAGGGCAGGCGGGCGCCTGGGTACGCCCCGCCGACCGACCCCGCGTCGAGGTGGGGAGAGGCCGGCCAGGTGGCGGAGCCGGGCTCCGGGCCTGCCTCGGTCCCAGGCGCTCGTGCCCGCGCTCCTAGTACCTCTCCCaggccacctccctcccctctggggaCACTCCGTCCCTCTAGCTGCCCTCGGCCTCCTCACCCCTCTTGCTGTTTGTCGCCTGTGCACCTGCCATCTCGGCCCCGTGCTCCCACTCCCTCTCGCTCTCCAGGCGGGACCCCCGCCCAGTCTTACCTCCTCTGGACCCAGCACCAAATtagcctctcctcctgcccccatctgtCGCTCTTTGTCGTCTGTACACTTGTCACCTCAACTCTGCTCATCCACTCACCACCCCGCCCCCAACATCTTCATTGAAATCCAGCCTAGGCCAAcatccctctccccctcccagggACTACCCAGCCCCGGCCCTGATTATCCCCTACACCTGCCCCACTCAGCCCCGGCCCCAGATGGACCGATCCTCCCCTACCCACTCTCCTTTGTTGTCTCTGCAGCTGTCCCCTTGGCTTTATTCATCTTTCTCCCCTCGATCCCAGGCCAgaccccttctccctctgaccagtaagccacccccctccccagctctgctctggcATTCCTCTGGGTCCGTGCCCAGCCCACGGCTCCCTCAGCCTCGCCATTCCCTTCCGTCCCACCCAGCCCCCCGAAAGCCTGCCCAGGGCACCCTCTCACGCTCTCCCAGCTGGCCCAGTCTTCCCTAGTCTCTGCCACACAGCAGCCTCTTTCCTTGTCCTCGTatattctctctgcctccctgggctccTTTCCTGTCCTCCTGGCCTCGGCCCTCCGGACCCCACTCACTGTTTCTTACCCCCACAGGGGCCGCGGAGAAGCCATGGAGCTGAGCAGCAAGAAGAAGCTTCACGCCCTGTCCCTGGCTGAGAAGATCCAGGTGCTGGAACTCCTGGATGAGTCCAAGATGTCCCAGTCAGAGGTGGCCCGGCGCTTCCAGGTCTCCCAGCCCCAGATCTCGCGCATCTGCAAGAACAAGGAGAAGCTGCTGGCCGACTGGTGCAGCGGCACGGCCAACCGGGAGCGCAAGCGCAAGCGGGAGTCCAAGTACAGCGGGATGGACGAGGCTCTGCTCTGCTGGTACCACATCGCCCGGGCCAAGGCCTGGGACGTCACGGGGCCCATGCTGCTCCACAAAGCCAAGGAACTGGCTGACATCATGGGCCAGGATTTTGTGCCCAGCATCGGCTGGCTGGTCCGCTGGAAGCGCCGGAACAACGTAGGCTTCGGGGGCCGCCACGGACTTGCGCCCTCCTTCCCCccggagcccccacccccaagccccacGTCCCGGGCCCAGCATCCTCTTTCCCTTAAAGACTTCTCCCCAGAGGACGTTTTCGGCTGTGCCGAAGTGCCTCTGCTGTACCGGGCCGTGCCCGGCAGCGGGGGGCCCTGTGAGCGCGTGCGGGTGCTGCTGTGCACCAACAGCAGGGGCACGGAGAAGCGGCGGCTGCTGGTCAGTGGGCTCCAGGCCTCGCCCAGGTGCTTCTTTGGCGTCAACAGTgaggccctgcctgcctcctgccaccCTGACCTGGGCATCCCCTGGTCCGAGTGGCTGGCCCAGTTCGACAGGGACATGGGCCGGCAGGGGCGACAGGTCACCCTGCTGCTGGCGGCCCGGGTGCTGGAGGAGCTGGCCAGCCTGCCCGGACTCCGCCACGTGAGGCTCCTGCCCCTGGCCGCCACCACGGCCGCTCCCAGCACGCCAGCCCTGCCCAGCTCTGTGGTCCGAGCCTTCAAGACACATTACCGGCACCGGCTGCTGGGCAAGCTAGCCGCTGTGCAGAGCAGGAGGGCCGGCGTCTCGCTGGCAGAGGCCGGGGCGGGCCTCACAGTGCTGGATGCGCTGCACCTGGCAGCGGCGGCCTGGGCCAAGGTGCCCCCGCAGCTCATCGTCAGAGGCTTCATCCAGGAAGGGCTGGCTCCCTGCCAGCTGCCGCCAGCCCCCAACGAAGCCTCCGAGCTGCCTCTGGTCCCCAGCGGGCTGAGTCTCCAGGAGTTTGCCCGCTTTGTGGACCTGGAGGGCGAGGAGCCCTCATCTGGAGCGTGCAAAGAGGAGACGGGCGCCGAGGCCGAGGAGGGGTTTGGGGAGGACGGCTTCCAGCCCCTGCCCACCAAAGCTGACGCTCTCCGGGCTCTGGGCACGCTCCGGAGGTGGCTGGAGTGCAACAGCCCCTCCCCTGCGCTCTTTGAAAAATTCTACGCCTGCGAGGAGGAGGTAGAGCGGCTCTGCTGCCTGTGAAGGGCCCCTCATGGCTCGCCggagcctctcctctcctgtttcCCATGGAAACGCCCTCTCTAGAAGGCAGACGGGAGGCTGGTCTCTTTCCCGTGGAAATGGAGCTCTTGTGAAAGGTGTGCAAGGGAGACACGCTGGGAGACCCAGTCTAAGTTCTGAGAGAAAGTTGTCCGAGCCTTGAGAAGAGGGGTCGAAAGATGGGGCGCACAGTGGGGTGAAACTAGCGCCTAGTTTCCAAACCTCTAGGGAGGCTGGGCCTCGGGAAGATGGAATTGGGGCTTTACAAACAGGC comes from Mustela erminea isolate mMusErm1 chromosome 9, mMusErm1.Pri, whole genome shotgun sequence and encodes:
- the TIGD3 gene encoding tigger transposable element-derived protein 3; this encodes MELSSKKKLHALSLAEKIQVLELLDESKMSQSEVARRFQVSQPQISRICKNKEKLLADWCSGTANRERKRKRESKYSGMDEALLCWYHIARAKAWDVTGPMLLHKAKELADIMGQDFVPSIGWLVRWKRRNNVGFGGRHGLAPSFPPEPPPPSPTSRAQHPLSLKDFSPEDVFGCAEVPLLYRAVPGSGGPCERVRVLLCTNSRGTEKRRLLVSGLQASPRCFFGVNSEALPASCHPDLGIPWSEWLAQFDRDMGRQGRQVTLLLAARVLEELASLPGLRHVRLLPLAATTAAPSTPALPSSVVRAFKTHYRHRLLGKLAAVQSRRAGVSLAEAGAGLTVLDALHLAAAAWAKVPPQLIVRGFIQEGLAPCQLPPAPNEASELPLVPSGLSLQEFARFVDLEGEEPSSGACKEETGAEAEEGFGEDGFQPLPTKADALRALGTLRRWLECNSPSPALFEKFYACEEEVERLCCL